In Pan troglodytes isolate AG18354 chromosome 5, NHGRI_mPanTro3-v2.0_pri, whole genome shotgun sequence, the sequence GGGACATGAATGCAGATCTCCAGGACCGAATGTGGCACCAAGAAGCGTGACTCAGCCCTGCTCAGGGCCTGAGACCCCTCCTGGGTTAAGGTATTGAAAGCTCCTCTTGTTGAGCACATAATTCATATGTGGCAGACACCATTACCTGGTTTCCTAATAGCCATTGCCCCCTTCCCTGCCAACTGAAACCCAATATTGTTTGGGCATCAATGAACCTGGCCCCAGGAGAAGGATCTTATTCCCTTTGCTTTCCCAGCGTCCCTTGCAGCTAGAGGTAGTCAGATAACCTAGTTCTAGCCACTGAGATATGAAGAGAAGTCGGCCTTGAGGATCTGAGGAAAGATAAGAAGAGGGTATGGTCCAGGtgccatggttcatgcctgtaatcccagcactttgggaggccgaggcaggtggatcacctgaggtaaggaattcaagatcagcctggccaacatggtgaaaccctgtctctaccaaaaatgcaaaaaatcagccaggcgtggtggcaggcgcctgtagtcccagctactcgggaggctgaagcaggagaatcgcatgaacccaggaggcagaagttgcagggagccaagatcgtgccactgcactctggcttgggcaacaagagcaaaactctgcctcaaaaaaaaaaaaaaaaaaaaaaagggtatgcAAGAAGAAACTCTCTGCTCCTTCTCCCGCCTTCCCAGCTGCCAGCTACTCCATGCTTCCTGCCTTCGAATACGGTGAGAACGTGAAGTCAGGAGCTGCTGCTAAGGCATGTGGCAACCTTGAAGAGAAGGTCAACAGCTACCAGCCACCAAAAGAATGCCAGCACTTCCTGTGTCTTTGCTTTGGATTCATGAGAAATATACGTTCCTATTTGCTTCAGCCATAATTACTTGGGTTTTTCTGCTACTTACAGTTGAATGCAATCCTAACTCATAAGCCTGTGGTTACAGAAGGATTCATTGATCACAAAACTGCAAGATCCTGGGGCTGGGACGACATCGAAGTTTCATTCAGTTCACTGTCCCTCACTCTCTGTGGGAATCTCCTCTCTAGCATCTCCACTGAGGGGTCAGTGAGCTTCCACCTGCGTACCTGGATGATGGGCACCCCAGTACTGCCTAAGGTAACTCATGTTTGATGGCTCCAGGggatatacaatttttatattaagGCAAAATTAAATTCCTTACAGTTTCCACCCATTTTTCTTAATGTGAATaattgggaaagaaaaaggaatcataaggccgggcacggtggctcatacatgtaatcccagcactttgggaggctgaggtggtggatcacctggggtcaggagtttgagaccagcctggccaacacgatgaaaccccgtctctactaaaaacacaaaaattagccgggcgtggtggtaggcgcctgtaatcccagctactaggggaggctggggcaggagaatcgcttgaacctgggaggtggaggttgcagtgagccaagagatcactccactgcactccagtctgggcaacagagagaaactctgtttcagaaaaaaaaaaaaaaaggaatcatagAAGCAGGGCAGTGGAGTTAGATGGTAGAGTGCCAACATCTTCTGATTATGTAACATTGGGCAAGCTCCTCtctgaaactttgtctctatCTATAAAGTGGAGATGAGAAATTCTCCCTCCTGGGACCCTTGTGAGCATTTGCTGGCAGAGAGTAAGCTCATAGCAATTGAGAGTGGTCTGACCCCTTAACACATGAGTTGTGTCAGCTAGCTGTCATATTTGAGAATTGTGTCCAGAAAAGAGGTGAGAGCCCAGGACTCTGATGCCTCTGATGCAGGGTGACGAACATGGGCCATTAAAACTCCTTAcccacaagtgtgtgtgtgtgtgtgtgtgcgtgcatgcacatGTGCCCGCTTGTCTCTTTGAGAACCGGAGGGACAAGGAGGGCATCCCAGGTAGGCGTGACTTCTCCCCAGAAATGGAGGGTTTCCCAGGCTGGCTGGGCCTCCTTCACAGCTTTGTCTTCCGTCTCAAATCTGTTTGGCCACAACTTCTTCAGCCCCAGACCCATCCCTTGTTCTTCTGACCTGCCTGAAGCCTGCCCTGGTGGACCAAAGGCCTGATGCAACTTCAGAGAAGATGCTGACTCAGAAAGAATATGCAGGAGACTGGGAAAGGTTTGCAGGAGGCCTTTAATTGTGAAGAGCGCAATCAGAAAACAGATATGCTGGTCAAGGAGGTGGCCAGCCCGGGAGATGCGCTGGAGCAGGGGAGAGATGCCCCTGCGCCTAGTGGCCTACAGCATTCTGGGCTAGGTGTGGGAGTGGGTGGGCAGTCTCACTGCTTGGAGCGTCCAGCGTCATGGCAGATGCCAAAGTTGGTGTTGGTGATGGAGCCCACGATGGTCTTGTCTCCCTCACAGGTCAGGCCACGCTCACAGGGACACTTGTAGTAAATCCCATAGAGCGTCTGCAGAGACACAGCCAATGGAGTCAAGGCTATGGGGAGATACTTTGGACATCACTTGTCCCCTGCCTGACCTAGAGAACCAGTAGGCCAGCCTGTGTTTTCGGGGAGTGCCTCTCCCACCTGCCTCCCCAGGGGTGCCGTGGGCCCTGGAGACCCCAGCTCTGACCTCTGCTCTGGCTCATTTGCTCTTACTAGCTTGATCTCTCTGGGGAGCCTCTATTTACCCAGCCATGAAATGGGGATAAcaaatccccacccccacccatctCACTGGTCACTCGGGAGGGTCAAGAGAGATGATGGGATGGGAAAGTGCTTTGACACCTGTCGACCTCCCTCTCGTCTCCTCAACATTCAGTGTCCAGGCTGACCCCCCTCCCTGATCCCACTCACAAGTGTTCAGGGCCCTCCTCCCCATTCTCCCCCACCCACGCCAAGTCCTCAGGCACCCACCTTGACAGAGCACTCGCTGTTCTCGCTGGCCATGGATGTGCAGCGGGCCAGGCCCAGCGCACTCGAATGCTGGCAGCAATTGCTCTTACACTGGGCACTATTCATGCAGAGCTCACCGTTCTCCTGCCAGGAGCAGCCAGTCAGCCCAGGCCCCACTCCCTCAGGTCCCTTCTCCATTCAGACCTGCACCCACCACACACTACCACTAACAGTGTCTCCCCTGGTAGGGATGTGTGTGAAGGAGTCCATCCCCTGGGTCTGGTGGCCTCTGTGCCCCCCACCCACGTGAGAAGTGGGCATGCGGTGACAGAGAAGCAGCCCTGCACAGAGGGTCAGGACCCCTGGGTTCTAGTACCGGCTGTGCTACCAACCtcctgtgtgactctgggcaagtcactGCCTCCCAAGCCTCAGTGTTCCCATTTGGAATGTGCACACAAGGCCCCTAGACAAGTTCTCCAAACCACTCTGGGTCCCACGCCTCTTTAAGGAGGCGGTGAAGATTGCATCTCCCTGCAAGACTCCTTCCTCCCCCAACAGATCTGATCTATAATCTCCAAGGGTCCTGGACCTCCAAGTCCAGCCATGGCCCCAAGTTAAGAGAGTTCAGAACCTTTCAACCGCATGGACGTTCTGGAAGGGCTTTCCCAGCCAAGACCCATGGTGGAGAGGTGGTGTGGGGCAGTGGTGGGGCCCCAGCTGAACCACTTTCCAGctatgtgacctcaggcaggTTGCTCACCCTCTCTCTGTCTGAAGACAGGGCTGACTCTGAAAACACCTCCCTCAGTGGTTATTATGAGAACAGAATGAGTAAACATCTCCGAGGCATCTCCATAAGTCAGAAGCTGGAATGATTggcacaaagcattttctcaggaTGGAAGCCCAGGGCTCTGGATTTTTACAAAGCTCCCTCgtagggccaggtgaggtggctcatgcctgtaatcccagcactttgggaggccgaggtgggcggatcacgaggtcaggagtttgagactagcctgggcaacatggtgaaaccctgtttctactaaaaatacaaaaaatagctgagcgttatggcaggcacctgtaatcccagcttcttgggaggctgaggcaggagaatcatttgaacccgggaagcagagattgcagtgagccgagattgtgccactacactccagcctggtgacagagtaagactccgtttcaaaaagaaaaaaaaagaaaaaaaaaggtccctTATAGCCAGGTTGAGCTGCTGCTCTGAGCATGCTCCAGTTGGAGCTGGAGAGGGGCTGATCAGCCTTTCCTGTGGCCTCTGGGAAGAGACATAGGACAGGACATGGAAGTAAACAGAGGGATGCAAGATGccactcctcccagcccctgccagTCCAGGTGGAGACATCAGAGGTCAAGGTCCAAGCTTAGGAAGTCTTCATCTGGGGAATCAGGAGGCGCCTCCCCTGAAGACCCTCTTACCAGGTTGATAATGATCCCCCGGGGGCCAGGAGCTGCATAGGCCACAGAGAGGGCGACAAGCAGGAGGATCAGGATCTTCTCCATGTCGAGTGGGACAGCTGGTGTGGGTGGCAGGAGACAGAGCCAGCTGTGGTGATGGGGCTATAAAAGGGGCCCTGACCTCACGAGACCCACCTGCATCCCACAGGGCTGGCCGTGGGCAGAGGCACAGCTGTGGCCAATCTGCTGTGGGGCGGTTCCTGATAAGGAAACTGGGTGAGTACCTGGTGGcctttttcgtgtgtgtgtgtgtgtgtgttggtgatAATTGTGTTGCATCATGGTTAAGAGTATGGACTGTGTACAAGTTATTAGTGAGGCAAACTTACTGTCTGTTCCAACTATTCTGCCTTTCATCTTATCTGTCAACTAAGGATAATTTAAAGAGTTGTGAGGGTTgaattaatatacatttatatgtgttacatatatataaacattattatatacaattataagaatatatttatattgtatattccCATATGCCACATAAGCAGTGGGTAAGGGTGGCTGCCCTTgtgtcttgagctcctgggcagTGCCTGGATGAATCCAAGGCAAGAGAGGCACCTATGGTGTGAGTGCCTGCTTACATTCTGTGTACTTGGGGCCTCTCTGCCTCGCTACAGTCAGGCCTTGCCTTTGGCCCACCCAAGCCCAGGTGTCTAGCAGTGTCAGACTCCAGGGACGAGGAtcccagcctcccacccctcAACCTTCCTTCAGTCTCCTCGGGGGATTCCAGGCCATGCCCAGATCCCTGGGGCTGACAGTTCTGCAACCCCCAGCAGGCCAGGGTGTGTGTGCTTTCACTTTGGTACCCTCCCCCTGCCCTCACACCAGGGGCTGCCTGCAGGCCTGACTCAAGGGCCCTTAGGAGGCCCTTCCTAAAtgcctccctcccctttcctttctaCCTCACTTACTATCTGCAATTCCAGCATCAGATACTCACCCCTTTAGTTAAGGTTTCCACTCACGCTGCCTCCTACCCAAGGCCACGTGCGCGCATGAGCAGTCGCTAGTCCTGGCTGAGAATGAAGAGGTCTCATGAGCCTCAGATGGAGCAGGGGCCTCGGGAAGCTGGGAAGGGCACAGCTGCCTGAGTTTGCTCAGGCATGGGAACAGAGCAGCTTTTC encodes:
- the CLPS gene encoding colipase isoform X1; translation: MILLPQPPKKLGLQENGELCMNSAQCKSNCCQHSSALGLARCTSMASENSECSVKTLYGIYYKCPCERGLTCEGDKTIVGSITNTNFGICHDAGRSKQ
- the CLPS gene encoding colipase isoform X2, translated to MEKILILLLVALSVAYAAPGPRGIIINLENGELCMNSAQCKSNCCQHSSALGLARCTSMASENSECSVKTLYGIYYKCPCERGLTCEGDKTIVGSITNTNFGICHDAGRSKQ